TGATTTCTTAGATACAATTCCTACTTCAGAAATTGGAGATGAAACAGCATATTCTACAGGAGAAAACTTGATGACGATTATTAACGGGATGCATAGAAATATGTATGTTAGACAAAACTCTTCACAAGGTCAAAATGGATATACAGCCCAATTAATTGTAAGTGATGTATTAGGTGATGATGTTGTGTTTCCTTCTACAGGTAACGGATGGTTCGTTTCTACATTGAGATGGTTAGATATTAACAACGAATCTTCAGGAAATATCGCTTATCCATGGAATTTTTGGTACTCTATGATGCGTAATGCAAATAATGTTATTACATATGGGCAAGATGCAGGAGGTAATCAAACATTAAAGAATAATGCAATTGGACAAGCATATGCTTACAGAGCTTTTGGCTATTTTCAATTAGTTCAATTGTATGCTAATAGATACGAAGCAGGAAAAACGAATTCTCAATTAGGAGTAGTTATTCGCTTAGATCCTTCACCAGAGTTAATGGAAGATCCTAAAGAAAGATCTACAGTAGAAGAAGTGTATAAACAAATTTGGTCAGATTTAGATCAAGCTGAAAAACAATTAACAGGTATTTCTAAACTACACAACTCACATTTTTCTTTAGATAACGTACAAGGACTTAAAGCTCGTGTCGCATTGGTGCAACAAGATTATGCGAAAGCAGCACAATATGCGGCTTTAGCAAGAAAGAATAAAACATTGATGCCATCAGAAGATTATCTGAAAGGTTTTAATGATTTTACCAATAAAGAATGGATGTGGGGAATTGCAATTCAAGATGATCAAACTGATTTCTTTGGAAACTTTCATGCATATATGTCTCGTAATTATAACTCAACACAAATTCGTCAAGCTCCAAAAGTGATGAATCATAAGTTATATGCTGCTTTTCCAACATCGGATGTTCGTGCGCAAGTAGTTGATCCAACAGGAAATCATCCAGACTTAGGTTTGCCATCGAGTTATTCAAAATACCCATATACATCTCAAAAATTTTTAACAAAAAATAAAGATA
This portion of the Empedobacter stercoris genome encodes:
- a CDS encoding RagB/SusD family nutrient uptake outer membrane protein, which produces MKKVKYILAAIVLGTSLSLTSCADDFLDTIPTSEIGDETAYSTGENLMTIINGMHRNMYVRQNSSQGQNGYTAQLIVSDVLGDDVVFPSTGNGWFVSTLRWLDINNESSGNIAYPWNFWYSMMRNANNVITYGQDAGGNQTLKNNAIGQAYAYRAFGYFQLVQLYANRYEAGKTNSQLGVVIRLDPSPELMEDPKERSTVEEVYKQIWSDLDQAEKQLTGISKLHNSHFSLDNVQGLKARVALVQQDYAKAAQYAALARKNKTLMPSEDYLKGFNDFTNKEWMWGIAIQDDQTDFFGNFHAYMSRNYNSTQIRQAPKVMNHKLYAAFPTSDVRAQVVDPTGNHPDLGLPSSYSKYPYTSQKFLTKNKDNNVALGDVPFMRVAEMYLIEAEAKYYLGDEAGSKSVLTELAQARDTEFTSFTTSGQAYLDELYLHRRIELWGEGFRFFDLKRTKSALNRRDTGAVAAVINNVWEVPATDLRWTWVIPRSELNSNPLCEQNPS